A DNA window from Halomicrobium mukohataei DSM 12286 contains the following coding sequences:
- a CDS encoding alpha/beta fold hydrolase yields the protein MPITETVTADGLAIHFLEAGDPAAPTIVLLHGGIIDAARVSWGEVIEPLAADCHVVAPDLLGYGRSGVDSEGTDGRTVLPPGSYPVGRHVDAMTGFLDELAVDTFSIAGLSLGGAVGLGLALRRPALVDDLLLIDSYGLGRALPNGRLSYGLARVQLFNRIAIALFRRSRRLTRASLGGIVADLDGLSEAAVDAVYEEVQRPTAGVAFRRFREAEVTRSGYRTVYVDELPELAVPTRLLHGRHDEVVPLSWAERAADRIPDGELVVLDSCAHWPPREAPSTVVEHAREIAVR from the coding sequence ATGCCGATCACTGAGACGGTCACCGCCGACGGTCTGGCGATCCACTTCCTCGAAGCCGGCGATCCGGCGGCTCCGACGATCGTCCTCCTGCACGGCGGGATCATCGACGCGGCTCGCGTGTCCTGGGGCGAGGTGATCGAGCCCCTGGCCGCGGACTGTCACGTCGTCGCGCCGGATCTCCTGGGGTACGGCCGGAGCGGCGTCGACAGCGAGGGCACGGACGGCCGGACGGTTCTCCCACCGGGCTCCTACCCGGTCGGCCGGCACGTCGACGCTATGACGGGGTTTCTCGATGAACTGGCCGTCGACACGTTCTCCATCGCCGGGCTCTCGCTGGGCGGTGCCGTCGGACTCGGCCTGGCACTCCGCCGTCCCGCTCTCGTCGACGATCTGCTGTTGATCGACAGCTACGGACTGGGACGGGCGCTGCCAAACGGGCGACTCTCCTACGGCCTCGCACGTGTGCAGCTGTTCAACCGAATCGCTATCGCTCTGTTCCGCCGGAGTCGTCGACTCACGAGGGCGAGTCTCGGCGGGATCGTCGCGGATCTCGACGGCCTCTCCGAGGCGGCGGTCGATGCAGTCTACGAGGAAGTCCAGCGACCCACTGCCGGGGTCGCGTTCCGTCGCTTCCGCGAGGCCGAGGTGACGCGCTCGGGATACCGGACCGTCTACGTCGACGAGCTACCGGAGCTTGCGGTCCCGACACGACTCCTCCACGGCCGCCACGACGAGGTGGTCCCGCTGTCCTGGGCCGAGCGGGCGGCCGATCGCATTCCGGACGGTGAACTGGTGGTTCTCGACTCGTGTGCTCACTGGCCGCCTCGCGAGGCTCCGTCGACGGTGGTCGAACACGCCCGCGAAATCGCGGTTCGCTGA